One genomic region from Gemmatimonadaceae bacterium encodes:
- a CDS encoding M1 family metallopeptidase yields the protein MRCRLLFALTAFGALAALPVPSAAQGAAKYPARAIQHDVPMTDMIQRAFAAGTRDSTGRPGPNYWQLWTDYAITARFDPSTGLLTGHEHVVVQNNGPNEMREIVLRLDQNLFAANVPRAEVVTDITDGMQVTGLSVDGRSVALNPGAAPRRFGRGGRGAAPPPVTLSAFDMSQTSATITLPDPVPAHGSVTLDADWHFTVPKVAAPTRGIRMGAWGDSLYQVGQWYPRVAVFDDLRQGGWDTEPYLGPSEFYNNFGHFDVRLDLPAGWVVGATGILQNPQDVLTAAERERLAAALGSDSTTRIVGPGDFGPGKATAAGDRLTWHFVADTAGDVAWATSDQFVWDATRAVIPGKAAPVPINVMYLPGHATQYADAGPTVRHALQFYSRLWLPYAFPTITMVDGPELGMEYPMFIMSSVGASDHETGHEWWPMTLGTNETWYPFMDEGFNQYMNILSAADRAGKVPDLDGRGQSYGRTSGNEREGPMMWDANYGGPMYQFQAYSKAPMMLSMLGGVVGDSAVWRAMSEYAHAWRFKHPSPWDYMFFMNNALHRNLNWFWYYWLFTTDGVDGSIQNVTHAGARTIVTVHQAGEMPSPVVLAVHFASKGAAIRHMANATMVDDSTALVTYPVDVWFSGSRTFRATLDFGARKIDRIVLDPHCRFPDKNVEDNTWPRQPQAAEAAGAEAPGRFGPPVCKG from the coding sequence ATGCGTTGTCGTCTTCTGTTCGCACTCACGGCGTTCGGCGCGCTCGCCGCGCTGCCCGTCCCGTCCGCGGCGCAGGGCGCCGCGAAGTACCCGGCGCGTGCCATCCAGCACGACGTGCCGATGACCGACATGATCCAGCGCGCCTTCGCCGCAGGCACCCGCGACTCGACGGGCCGCCCCGGCCCCAACTACTGGCAGCTGTGGACCGACTACGCGATCACCGCGCGATTCGATCCGTCCACCGGCCTGCTCACCGGCCACGAGCACGTGGTGGTGCAGAACAACGGCCCCAACGAGATGCGCGAGATCGTGCTGCGCCTGGACCAGAATCTGTTCGCGGCCAACGTGCCGCGCGCCGAGGTGGTCACCGACATCACCGACGGCATGCAGGTGACCGGGCTCAGCGTGGACGGCCGGAGCGTAGCGTTGAATCCCGGCGCGGCGCCCCGCCGGTTCGGCCGCGGCGGCCGCGGCGCGGCGCCGCCCCCGGTGACGCTCAGCGCGTTCGACATGTCGCAGACCTCGGCCACGATCACGCTGCCCGACCCCGTGCCGGCGCACGGCAGCGTGACGCTCGACGCCGACTGGCACTTCACCGTGCCCAAGGTGGCGGCGCCCACCCGCGGCATCCGCATGGGCGCGTGGGGCGATTCCCTGTACCAGGTGGGCCAGTGGTATCCGCGGGTGGCCGTGTTCGACGATCTCCGCCAGGGCGGCTGGGACACCGAGCCGTACCTCGGGCCATCAGAATTTTATAATAATTTCGGTCACTTCGACGTGCGGCTCGACCTCCCGGCGGGATGGGTGGTGGGCGCCACGGGCATCCTGCAGAATCCCCAGGACGTGCTGACCGCGGCCGAGCGCGAACGGCTGGCGGCGGCGCTCGGATCCGACTCGACCACGCGCATCGTCGGGCCCGGCGACTTCGGACCCGGCAAGGCGACCGCGGCCGGCGACCGGCTGACCTGGCACTTCGTGGCCGACACCGCGGGCGACGTGGCCTGGGCCACGTCGGATCAGTTCGTGTGGGACGCCACGCGCGCCGTCATTCCGGGCAAGGCGGCGCCGGTGCCGATCAACGTCATGTACCTGCCCGGCCACGCCACACAGTACGCCGACGCCGGCCCCACCGTGCGCCACGCGCTGCAGTTCTACTCCAGGCTGTGGCTGCCGTATGCGTTCCCCACGATCACGATGGTGGACGGGCCGGAGCTGGGCATGGAATATCCGATGTTCATCATGTCGAGCGTCGGAGCGTCGGACCACGAAACCGGGCATGAATGGTGGCCGATGACGCTGGGCACCAACGAGACCTGGTATCCGTTCATGGACGAGGGATTCAACCAGTACATGAACATCCTCTCGGCGGCCGATCGCGCCGGCAAGGTGCCCGACCTCGACGGACGCGGCCAGAGCTACGGCCGCACGAGCGGCAACGAGCGTGAAGGGCCGATGATGTGGGACGCCAACTACGGCGGCCCGATGTACCAGTTCCAGGCCTACAGCAAGGCGCCGATGATGCTGTCGATGCTGGGCGGCGTCGTGGGCGACAGCGCGGTCTGGCGCGCGATGAGCGAGTACGCGCACGCCTGGCGGTTCAAGCACCCGTCGCCGTGGGATTACATGTTCTTCATGAACAACGCCCTGCACCGGAACCTGAATTGGTTCTGGTACTACTGGCTATTCACCACCGACGGCGTGGACGGCTCCATCCAGAACGTCACGCACGCCGGCGCGCGCACGATCGTCACCGTGCACCAGGCGGGCGAGATGCCATCGCCGGTGGTGCTCGCCGTGCACTTCGCGTCCAAGGGAGCGGCCATTCGCCACATGGCCAACGCGACGATGGTGGACGACTCCACCGCGCTCGTCACCTATCCGGTGGACGTGTGGTTCAGCGGCAGCCGGACGTTCAGGGCGACGCTCGACTTCGGGGCGCGGAAGATCGACCGCATCGTGCTCGATCCCCACTGCCGGTTCCCCGATAAGAACGTGGAAGACAACACGTGGCCGCGGCAGCCGCAGGCCGCGGAGGCAGCGGGCGCGGAAGCGCCCGGCCGCTTCGGGCCACCGGTGTGCAAGGGGTGA
- a CDS encoding c-type cytochrome codes for MAGTTVVASAFLLMACGGGEKAASKTADSAAAAAAAAAAAAPAAAPAAAPTAPTAGAPPAGATAAMVAEGDSIFHGQKAGGLCATCHGVDAKGTVLAPSLADTVWLTGDGSYAFIQKRVTEGMPKPTAPYVAPMMPMGGAQLTPEQIKSVSAYVYAISHQGK; via the coding sequence GTGGCGGGGACGACGGTCGTGGCGTCGGCCTTCTTGCTGATGGCGTGTGGCGGCGGCGAGAAGGCCGCCTCGAAAACGGCGGATTCCGCGGCGGCTGCGGCTGCGGCTGCGGCGGCGGCGGCGCCGGCAGCTGCCCCTGCTGCTGCTCCCACTGCGCCCACGGCGGGCGCGCCGCCGGCGGGCGCCACGGCGGCGATGGTCGCCGAAGGCGACAGCATCTTTCACGGGCAGAAGGCTGGCGGGCTGTGCGCCACCTGCCACGGCGTGGATGCCAAGGGAACGGTCCTGGCGCCGTCGCTGGCCGACACGGTGTGGCTCACCGGCGACGGCAGCTACGCGTTCATCCAGAAGCGCGTGACCGAAGGCATGCCCAAGCCGACGGCGCCGTATGTGGCGCCCATGATGCCGATGGGGGGCGCGCAGCTCACCCCCGAGCAGATCAAGTCGGTGTCGGCGTACGTCTACGCGATCAGCCACCAGGGCAAGTGA
- a CDS encoding sugar phosphate isomerase/epimerase codes for MHRRRFLQSLGASLAGAALAPRLPLGQRRLRRVGLELYSVRGAMKRDPEGTLAAVRAIGYDDVELLWSFDNFGRTPQQVKATLDRLGLRAPSAHIAPELLAGDWETSLETARYLGHEFLIVPSLPDATNHSLDAWQEWADRFNVAGAAARKAGVWLAFHNEPEHMRPIDGQVPYDLFVARTDPKAVCLQLDFGNMAVGGGDPMAYLMRYRDRYRTFHVKDVVRDRTHDTELGTGVLDLRALLAAIPDIDAKPCYIEQESPADEMASARANYRYLSRLEF; via the coding sequence ATGCACCGTCGCCGCTTCCTCCAATCACTCGGCGCCTCGCTGGCAGGCGCGGCCCTGGCGCCCCGCCTGCCCCTTGGGCAGCGGCGCCTGCGTCGCGTGGGGCTCGAGCTGTATTCCGTGCGCGGCGCGATGAAGCGCGATCCCGAGGGCACCCTGGCCGCGGTGCGCGCCATCGGCTACGACGATGTGGAGTTGCTCTGGTCGTTCGACAATTTTGGCCGCACGCCGCAGCAGGTCAAGGCAACGCTCGACCGGCTGGGGCTGCGCGCGCCGTCGGCCCACATCGCGCCCGAACTGCTGGCCGGCGACTGGGAGACCAGCCTCGAAACGGCGCGGTATCTGGGGCACGAGTTTCTCATCGTGCCCAGCCTGCCCGACGCCACCAACCACTCGCTCGACGCCTGGCAGGAGTGGGCCGACCGGTTCAACGTCGCCGGCGCGGCGGCGCGCAAGGCCGGCGTGTGGCTGGCGTTCCACAACGAGCCGGAGCACATGCGCCCCATCGACGGGCAGGTGCCATACGACCTGTTCGTCGCGCGCACCGATCCCAAGGCGGTCTGCCTACAGTTGGACTTCGGCAACATGGCGGTGGGCGGCGGCGATCCGATGGCATACCTCATGCGGTATCGCGACCGCTACCGGACCTTCCACGTGAAGGACGTGGTGCGCGACCGCACGCATGACACGGAACTCGGCACCGGCGTGCTGGACCTGCGGGCGCTGCTCGCGGCCATTCCCGACATCGACGCCAAGCCCTGCTACATCGAGCAGGAGAGTCCGGCCGACGAGATGGCCAGCGCCCGCGCGAACTACCGCTACCTGTCCAGGCTGGAGTTCTGA
- a CDS encoding pirin family protein, with product MSIRPVKRIVEATPTLEGAGVKLRRAFGFGNTEEFDPFLLFDDFRNERPEDFLKGFPWHPHRGIETITYVLAGTVNHGDSLGNTGAMGAGDVQWMTAGSGILHQEMPKGDANGRMHGFQLWANLPASQKMTDPRYQDILSADIPEVIDDDGTRVRVVCGDFWGKTGPVDGVAAEPSYLDVYVPAGVRKTLPVDTYRHAFAYVFEGSGTFRGASDPFGALTERVGDNGATVAEETVRDTAGNRSLVVFDSGDEVTVQAGDEGIRFLLVSGRPIAEPVAWYGPIVMNTQQELRQAMQELQQGTFIKHR from the coding sequence ATGTCGATCAGACCCGTCAAGCGCATCGTCGAAGCCACGCCCACACTCGAAGGCGCGGGGGTGAAACTTCGTCGCGCCTTCGGATTCGGCAACACCGAGGAGTTCGACCCGTTCCTCCTGTTCGACGATTTCCGCAACGAGCGGCCCGAGGACTTCCTCAAGGGGTTTCCGTGGCATCCGCACCGCGGCATCGAGACCATCACCTACGTGCTCGCGGGCACCGTGAACCACGGCGACAGCCTGGGCAACACGGGCGCGATGGGCGCCGGCGACGTGCAGTGGATGACGGCGGGGAGCGGCATCCTGCACCAGGAGATGCCCAAGGGCGACGCCAATGGCCGCATGCACGGGTTCCAGCTCTGGGCCAACCTGCCGGCGTCACAGAAGATGACCGACCCGCGGTATCAGGACATCCTGTCGGCCGACATTCCCGAGGTGATCGACGACGACGGCACGCGCGTGCGCGTGGTGTGCGGCGACTTCTGGGGCAAGACGGGCCCGGTGGACGGGGTGGCGGCGGAGCCGAGCTATCTGGACGTGTACGTGCCGGCCGGCGTGCGGAAGACGCTGCCCGTGGACACGTACCGGCACGCCTTCGCGTACGTGTTCGAGGGGAGCGGGACGTTCCGCGGCGCGTCCGATCCGTTCGGCGCGCTCACCGAGCGCGTGGGCGACAACGGGGCGACCGTCGCCGAGGAGACCGTGCGCGACACCGCGGGCAACCGGTCGCTCGTGGTGTTCGACAGCGGCGACGAGGTGACGGTGCAGGCCGGGGACGAGGGGATCCGGTTCCTGCTCGTCTCGGGCCGGCCGATCGCGGAGCCGGTGGCGTGGTACGGGCCGATCGTGATGAACACGCAGCAGGAGTTGCGGCAGGCCATGCAGGAGCTGCAGCAGGGGACGTTCATCAAGCACCGGTAG
- a CDS encoding MFS transporter: MPPARSAVPDARSATPPAARHPWVWAVLYFPFGLSFGFPSIALGYLAARAGISVSAIAGVIGMTLLASGWKFVWAPIGDYTLSRKRWYLIAIATVSAGFIAITLVPLSQATMPLLSVLVLMSSVAATFVAFATEGLMVHNTPLAARGRAAGWFQSGNQFGQTAGGGLSLWFMRHAPEPWMAGAALAVVLALCALPLLLLDEPPRALHGASVGARVADAWRELAGIVRSRIGRIGLILAILPIGTGAAKDLFGSLGPEWHAPADMVSLVLGVGGGIAVVAGCFLGGRLADRISKPWAYASSCFLGLVACVVMAWSPRDAAGYAASTLFYSFTLGMVAASFTGLALAIVGHTAAATKLNLFFALNTLFTLGVLRIDGWAHDAWHTNGMLYTEALLGVAALVVFAGLAGKVRGTELPGV, translated from the coding sequence ATGCCGCCCGCCCGGTCCGCCGTCCCCGACGCTCGTTCCGCGACGCCCCCCGCGGCCCGCCACCCGTGGGTGTGGGCGGTGCTCTACTTCCCGTTCGGGCTGTCGTTCGGGTTTCCGTCGATCGCGTTGGGGTATCTCGCGGCGCGGGCCGGGATCTCGGTGTCGGCCATCGCCGGCGTGATCGGCATGACGCTGCTCGCCTCGGGGTGGAAGTTCGTGTGGGCGCCGATCGGCGACTACACCCTGTCGCGAAAGCGCTGGTACCTGATCGCGATCGCGACGGTGTCGGCGGGGTTCATCGCCATCACGCTCGTGCCGCTGTCGCAGGCCACGATGCCGTTGCTGTCGGTGCTCGTGCTGATGTCGAGCGTGGCCGCGACGTTCGTGGCCTTCGCCACCGAAGGGCTGATGGTACACAACACGCCGCTCGCGGCGCGGGGCCGAGCGGCGGGGTGGTTCCAGTCGGGCAATCAGTTCGGCCAGACGGCGGGCGGCGGATTGAGCCTCTGGTTCATGCGGCACGCGCCCGAGCCGTGGATGGCGGGGGCGGCGCTGGCGGTCGTGCTCGCGCTGTGCGCGCTGCCGCTGCTGCTGCTCGACGAGCCGCCGCGCGCGCTGCATGGCGCGTCGGTCGGGGCGCGGGTGGCCGACGCATGGCGCGAGTTGGCGGGCATCGTGCGTTCCCGCATCGGGCGGATCGGGCTGATCCTCGCCATCCTGCCCATCGGCACGGGCGCGGCCAAGGATCTGTTCGGCTCGCTCGGTCCCGAGTGGCACGCGCCGGCCGACATGGTGTCGCTCGTGCTCGGGGTGGGCGGGGGCATCGCCGTCGTGGCCGGGTGCTTCCTGGGCGGCCGGCTCGCCGATCGGATCAGCAAGCCGTGGGCGTACGCGTCGTCGTGCTTTCTGGGCCTCGTGGCGTGCGTGGTGATGGCCTGGTCGCCGCGGGACGCGGCGGGGTACGCCGCGTCGACGTTGTTCTATTCGTTCACCCTCGGCATGGTGGCGGCGTCGTTCACCGGTCTGGCGCTGGCGATCGTGGGGCACACCGCGGCGGCGACGAAGCTCAACCTGTTCTTCGCGCTCAACACGCTGTTCACGCTCGGCGTGTTGCGGATCGACGGATGGGCGCACGACGCGTGGCACACCAACGGGATGCTCTATACGGAAGCTTTGCTGGGCGTGGCGGCGCTCGTGGTGTTCGCGGGGCTGGCGGGCAAGGTGCGCGGCACGGAGTTGCCGGGCGTGTAG
- a CDS encoding M1 family metallopeptidase, with translation MLNRLLPATPLALAAALVATTLLAPNATAQTRAAPAFDPAATAAGPRPTPGPVYESFAFSRAVARGTRTRSGLPGPNYWVQHPRYSIDAALDPVRNRVTGRETVEYVNHSPDSLRTIAVYLRQNVFAPGVPRRQPAPITGGVTLGRVAVNGRAIVAERHRNPAMPITAPPEQPPRVGEYAVDGTVMWIPLAQPLLPGDSVQLAFAWSYAPAPAPADGREGHDGHVYFMGYWYPEIAVYDDVDGWVTDPYLLEAEFYMDPADYDVRLTVPRGWVVDATGTLANAAAVLTPAARDSLAAARRTGRVVRVLTPGAPAARVFQPGGATTTWHFVAPDVRDFAWGTSDQYAWDATRALVGGGRDTVAINSFFRLNRPAAAWRLGGARFTRDAIERLSAYLWAYPWPKMTSMEGVLNSGGMEYPMMTLMQPWADTLSLAGDLMHETGHMWFPMQVGSNETRYPWMDEGFTQFDVAQGMRALYGEPRAGGRPNDSEAGQRALYVGSVRAGGDAPLMLPGDEYPQDLYFVMYYDKTAQALAALRGILGADTFHRAFVEYGRRWIGKHPQPYDFFNTLASVSGRDLSWFWQTWFYHAWPLDQALASVTPDGDSVAITIVDRGLAPMPVPLAVTRADGRVQRLEVPVDAWLAGARRATVRVAAQPAIVKVQIDPDAAFPYVNRAGLTWTPR, from the coding sequence GTGCTGAACCGCCTGCTCCCGGCCACGCCGCTCGCCCTCGCCGCCGCGCTCGTCGCGACGACGCTCCTCGCCCCGAACGCCACGGCCCAGACGCGGGCCGCGCCGGCGTTCGATCCCGCCGCCACGGCCGCCGGCCCCCGCCCCACCCCGGGACCGGTGTACGAGTCGTTCGCCTTCAGTCGCGCGGTGGCCCGCGGCACGCGCACCCGCAGTGGCCTTCCCGGCCCCAACTACTGGGTGCAGCACCCGCGCTATTCCATAGACGCGGCCCTCGACCCGGTGCGCAACCGCGTGACCGGGCGCGAGACGGTGGAGTACGTGAACCATTCCCCCGACTCGCTGCGCACGATCGCCGTCTATCTGCGGCAGAACGTGTTCGCGCCCGGCGTGCCGCGCCGCCAGCCGGCGCCGATCACCGGCGGCGTCACGCTCGGCCGCGTGGCGGTGAACGGGCGCGCGATCGTGGCCGAGCGGCACCGCAATCCCGCGATGCCGATCACGGCGCCACCGGAGCAGCCGCCGCGCGTGGGCGAGTACGCGGTGGACGGCACGGTGATGTGGATTCCGCTCGCGCAACCGCTGCTGCCGGGCGACAGCGTGCAGCTCGCATTCGCCTGGTCCTATGCGCCGGCGCCGGCGCCGGCCGACGGCCGCGAAGGGCACGACGGCCACGTGTACTTCATGGGCTACTGGTATCCAGAGATCGCCGTGTACGACGACGTGGACGGCTGGGTGACCGATCCGTATCTGCTCGAAGCCGAGTTCTACATGGATCCCGCCGACTACGACGTGCGCCTCACCGTGCCGCGCGGCTGGGTGGTGGACGCCACCGGCACGCTGGCCAACGCCGCCGCCGTGCTCACCCCCGCGGCGCGCGACAGCCTGGCCGCGGCGCGCCGCACCGGGCGCGTGGTGCGCGTGCTCACGCCGGGCGCGCCGGCGGCGAGGGTCTTCCAGCCCGGCGGCGCCACCACCACCTGGCACTTCGTGGCGCCCGACGTGCGCGACTTCGCCTGGGGCACCAGCGACCAGTACGCGTGGGATGCGACGCGCGCCCTCGTGGGCGGCGGCCGCGACACGGTGGCCATCAACAGCTTCTTCCGGCTGAACCGGCCCGCCGCCGCCTGGCGGTTGGGCGGCGCGCGGTTCACGCGCGACGCCATCGAGCGGCTCTCGGCCTACCTGTGGGCGTATCCGTGGCCCAAGATGACGTCCATGGAGGGCGTGCTGAACAGCGGCGGCATGGAGTACCCGATGATGACGCTGATGCAGCCGTGGGCCGACACGCTCTCGCTGGCCGGCGACCTGATGCACGAGACCGGGCACATGTGGTTCCCGATGCAGGTGGGCTCCAACGAGACGCGCTACCCATGGATGGACGAGGGGTTCACGCAGTTCGACGTGGCCCAGGGCATGCGCGCCCTGTACGGCGAACCGCGCGCGGGCGGGCGCCCCAACGACTCCGAAGCGGGCCAGCGCGCGCTCTACGTGGGCAGCGTGCGCGCCGGCGGCGATGCGCCGTTGATGCTCCCCGGCGACGAGTATCCGCAGGATCTGTACTTCGTGATGTACTACGACAAGACGGCCCAGGCGCTGGCCGCCCTCCGCGGGATCCTCGGCGCCGACACGTTCCATCGCGCGTTCGTGGAGTACGGCCGCCGTTGGATCGGCAAGCATCCGCAACCATATGATTTCTTTAATACCCTGGCGAGCGTGTCGGGACGCGACCTGTCGTGGTTCTGGCAGACCTGGTTCTACCACGCGTGGCCGCTCGATCAGGCGCTGGCGTCGGTGACGCCGGACGGCGATTCGGTGGCGATCACGATCGTCGACCGCGGACTGGCGCCGATGCCGGTGCCGCTGGCGGTGACGCGCGCCGACGGCCGCGTGCAGCGGCTCGAGGTGCCGGTGGACGCGTGGCTGGCCGGCGCTCGACGGGCCACGGTGCGGGTGGCGGCCCAGCCAGCCATCGTCAAGGTGCAGATCGATCCCGACGCCGCCTTCCCTTACGTGAACCGCGCCGGCCTCACCTGGACGCCGCGCTGA
- a CDS encoding GGDEF domain-containing protein encodes MPDPRELPPELVTGLLRLCEGDFSFRLPRTGTRDDTDTAAFFVNAIAEELERIMRTSQEQEKRLADFVQSTSEMLIRVAAGDLTAQLERDFAGDPPDVLAYLVNNTVAELGAFVAATQRRADEDRLRLEALVLERTRELDRLVGVDILTEAYNRRRLEELGRQEIGRAARFGDPLCVLMLDLDHFKSINDTFGHSVGDTALQMAAAAIRSRVRAYDHVGRYGGEEFVIVAPGTPLAGAVRLADAVRDAIAAVEFDAIDGPVTITTSVGIAEWAPGEALESVIARADAAMYRAKEMGRNCAFAAEAPAAG; translated from the coding sequence ATGCCGGATCCGCGCGAACTGCCCCCCGAACTGGTGACCGGGCTGCTCCGGCTGTGCGAGGGCGACTTCTCGTTCCGCCTGCCGCGCACCGGCACGCGCGACGACACCGACACCGCCGCGTTCTTCGTCAACGCGATCGCCGAGGAGCTGGAGCGGATCATGCGCACGTCGCAGGAGCAGGAGAAGCGCCTGGCCGACTTCGTGCAGAGTACGTCCGAGATGCTGATCCGGGTGGCGGCCGGCGACCTGACGGCGCAGCTGGAGCGCGACTTCGCGGGCGATCCGCCCGACGTCCTCGCCTATCTGGTGAACAATACCGTCGCCGAGCTCGGGGCGTTCGTGGCCGCGACGCAGCGGCGCGCGGACGAGGATCGCCTGCGGCTGGAGGCCCTGGTCCTCGAGCGCACGCGGGAGCTGGATCGACTGGTGGGCGTGGACATCCTCACCGAAGCGTACAACCGCCGCCGCCTGGAAGAACTCGGTCGGCAGGAGATCGGCCGCGCGGCGCGATTCGGCGATCCGCTGTGCGTGCTGATGCTCGACCTCGACCACTTCAAGTCGATCAACGACACGTTCGGCCACTCCGTGGGCGACACCGCGCTGCAGATGGCGGCGGCGGCCATCCGCAGCCGAGTGCGCGCCTACGATCACGTGGGACGCTATGGCGGCGAGGAGTTCGTGATCGTCGCTCCAGGCACGCCCCTGGCCGGCGCGGTGCGCCTGGCCGACGCGGTGCGCGACGCGATCGCCGCCGTCGAGTTCGACGCGATCGACGGCCCGGTGACGATCACCACGAGCGTGGGGATCGCCGAATGGGCGCCGGGCGAGGCGCTCGAATCGGTGATCGCGCGGGCGGATGCCGCGATGTACCGCGCCAAGGAGATGGGCCGCAACTGCGCGTTCGCGGCCGAGGCTCCAGCGGCGGGGTAG
- a CDS encoding penicillin acylase family protein: MPKLNILFTLLVTAAAALPGPRGAQAQTPQEIARWEQEAQRVTIIRDDWGIAHIYGHTDADAVFGVEYAQAEDDFNRVETNYLNALGRLAEAEGESQIWRDLRMKLFMDPDTLKAEYAASPAWLKQLMDAFADGLNFYLYKHPEVKPRVITHFEPWMALSFTEGSIGGDIERVNLNELAAFYGHVPLPARQGRGDGPPPEPSGSNGIAIAPANTLDHHALLWINPHTSFYFRSELQMVSDEGLDAYGAVTWGQFFIYQGFNPTAGWMHTSSGVDNIDEFLETVVKKGDRRFYRYGNRDLPMAQRTIDVPYKTATGMAHRTFTAYFTQHGPVVRSVGDRWVSISLMQSPVKALTQSYTRTKAKDYAAWRKIMQLHTNSSNNTIFADAEGNIAYFHSNYIPRRDTSFDWTKPVDGSNPATAYHGLLSTDETPHLLNPPVGWLYNSNNWPWSAAGPDSPRRKDFPRYVETSTEESPRGYHALRLLPNHKDFTMASLTALAFDSYLPAFATMIPPLIKAYDATPGANPLKARLAKKITLLRGWDYRWGINSVPTSLAVFWGTDIMHRVGREARAAGMSAEDYVVQRASSDELLQSLAAAANQITADFGTWQTPWGDINRFQRINDDIDPNFDDAKPSIPVPFTSSIWGSLASFGARAYPNTKKWYGTSGNSFVAVVEFGDSVRARAVTAGGESGDVHSPHFADEAERYATGNLRVVYFYRSQLQGHTEREYHPGG; encoded by the coding sequence ATGCCGAAGCTCAACATCCTCTTCACGCTCCTCGTCACGGCCGCCGCCGCGCTGCCCGGCCCGCGCGGCGCCCAGGCGCAGACCCCGCAGGAGATCGCGCGCTGGGAGCAGGAAGCGCAGCGCGTCACGATCATCCGCGACGACTGGGGCATCGCCCACATCTACGGCCACACCGACGCCGACGCCGTGTTCGGCGTGGAGTACGCCCAGGCTGAGGACGACTTCAATCGCGTGGAGACCAACTACCTGAACGCGCTGGGCCGCCTGGCGGAAGCCGAGGGCGAGTCGCAGATCTGGCGCGACCTGCGCATGAAGCTTTTCATGGATCCCGACACGCTGAAAGCGGAATACGCGGCGAGTCCGGCGTGGCTCAAGCAGCTGATGGACGCGTTCGCCGACGGATTGAACTTCTATCTGTACAAGCACCCCGAGGTGAAGCCCCGCGTGATCACGCACTTCGAACCGTGGATGGCGCTGTCGTTCACCGAAGGGAGCATCGGCGGCGACATCGAGCGGGTGAACCTCAACGAGCTGGCGGCGTTCTACGGCCACGTGCCGCTGCCCGCGCGCCAGGGCCGAGGCGACGGGCCGCCGCCGGAGCCGTCGGGCTCCAACGGCATCGCCATCGCGCCCGCCAACACCCTCGACCATCACGCGCTGCTCTGGATCAATCCGCACACGTCGTTCTACTTCCGCTCCGAACTCCAGATGGTGAGCGACGAGGGGCTGGACGCCTACGGCGCCGTCACCTGGGGGCAGTTCTTCATCTATCAGGGCTTCAACCCCACCGCCGGATGGATGCACACGTCCAGCGGCGTGGACAACATCGACGAGTTCCTGGAGACGGTGGTGAAGAAGGGCGATCGCCGCTTCTATCGCTACGGCAACAGGGACCTGCCGATGGCGCAGCGGACGATCGACGTGCCCTACAAGACCGCCACCGGCATGGCGCACCGCACGTTCACCGCGTACTTCACGCAGCACGGCCCGGTGGTGCGCTCGGTGGGCGACCGGTGGGTGAGCATCAGCCTCATGCAGAGCCCCGTCAAGGCGCTCACCCAGTCATACACGCGCACCAAGGCCAAGGACTACGCGGCGTGGCGCAAGATCATGCAGCTGCACACCAACTCCTCCAACAACACGATCTTCGCGGATGCGGAGGGGAACATCGCGTACTTCCACTCCAACTACATCCCCCGGCGCGACACCTCATTCGACTGGACCAAGCCGGTGGACGGCAGCAACCCGGCCACGGCCTACCACGGCCTCCTGTCCACCGACGAGACGCCGCACCTGCTGAATCCGCCGGTCGGGTGGCTCTACAATTCCAACAACTGGCCCTGGTCGGCGGCCGGCCCCGACAGCCCAAGACGCAAGGACTTTCCCCGGTACGTGGAGACCAGCACCGAGGAATCTCCGCGCGGCTACCACGCGCTGCGGCTGCTGCCCAACCACAAGGACTTCACGATGGCGTCGCTCACCGCGCTGGCGTTCGACAGTTATCTGCCCGCGTTCGCGACGATGATCCCGCCGCTCATCAAGGCGTACGACGCCACGCCGGGCGCCAATCCGCTCAAGGCCCGGCTGGCCAAGAAGATCACGCTGCTGCGCGGGTGGGACTATCGGTGGGGCATCAATTCGGTGCCCACGTCGCTGGCCGTCTTCTGGGGCACGGACATCATGCATCGCGTGGGGCGCGAGGCGCGCGCCGCGGGCATGTCGGCCGAGGACTATGTGGTGCAGCGCGCGTCGTCGGACGAACTGCTGCAGTCACTGGCGGCAGCGGCCAACCAGATCACCGCCGACTTCGGCACCTGGCAGACGCCGTGGGGCGACATCAACCGGTTCCAGCGCATCAACGACGACATCGATCCGAACTTCGACGACGCGAAGCCGAGCATCCCGGTGCCGTTCACGTCGTCGATCTGGGGCTCGCTGGCGTCGTTCGGCGCTCGCGCGTATCCCAACACCAAGAAGTGGTATGGCACGAGCGGCAACAGCTTCGTGGCCGTGGTCGAGTTCGGCGACAGCGTGCGGGCGCGCGCGGTGACCGCCGGCGGCGAGAGCGGCGACGTGCATTCGCCGCACTTCGCCGACGAGGCCGAGCGCTACGCCACGGGGAACCTGCGTGTGGTGTACTTCTACAGGTCGCAGCTGCAGGGCCACACGGAACGGGAGTATCACCCGGGCGGCTGA